The Syngnathoides biaculeatus isolate LvHL_M chromosome 1, ASM1980259v1, whole genome shotgun sequence region ACGTTTAGGAAATCGTCGCGATGGAAGCCTTCGCGTTTGGCTCATTTTTCCCAAGAGTCCTTGCGCCTTTACGCGCTTGCGCAGCAGCGTTCGATGACGTCACGCGTTCTTCCGCCAATCAGCTTGGAGCTGAGAGGAGCGCGTGAGATGATTTAAGAGCCTTCCTCTCCCCCAATAAATCTGTCAGAACTTCACAAATTTAAGTGTATTTCACATCGTTATGAAAATACTTGTAGCTTAATCAGGTGACTGGGAAATTGTgcccgtctgttttttttctttttctagatGATGGATTTGTGGGACatttcgactttttttttttcaggggactGGTGACGCGCATAAATAGTTAAACAGGTTattacattgtatttatttgaatttatatGGTTGTATTTATTCCACGATCAAGTAAACTGAAACCATTGCTACATTTGTGTCAGCCATCTGGAGCTATATGttgacttttgtgttttttgttcatttattgtgaATTGATCCTCGCATGtgtttttaaatagaaatgtctacggcatcaaattcattttgtcattagttaaataaaaaaataatcataacagTTTTAATCCATGTTTCGGCTATGCAGTACTGTAAGCAGATCCCAAAGAGGTACTGCTACTTTTTAACAGCAGGTGTCGCAGTTGAAGCAGTTCCCATGACAAAATATTCAGCCTGCAGCACAAGCGAAATGTTCGGaagcaaacacaaaataataaagtGGCTACACTTTGCTCAAATCTTCATTAGTTTTCTAATAAGATTACTAAATAAAACATGTAGCCggaaggcagattttttttcgctAACACGAACTAATAAAAAGCACAAATCTTACTTTGTTGATTAGTTTTTATTAGCTGATATTATTAGGGCAACAATTTGTCAACTGTTCTCAGAGATAAAGTGGAAAAGtattgtccataaaagttaaatacaactgaacttcACTTTTAGTAATTGTACTATACTGGATTTAAAACTGTAACGTATGCACGCTTTGAGAATTTCATTCAGTGATCTTCATACACCGCTAGGGGGAGCCCGCGTAGAACTCGTGGTTTAGCACATCCTTACAAGGAGGTGTGACCGACTGACTCCACTTTGTTGTCagtcattttccatccatccattttctctgccgcttatccccacgagggtcgcggggagtgctgcattctctcccaactgtcaaccggcaggaggtagagtacaccctgaactggttgccagccaatgacagggcacaatcacacctcggggcaattgagagtgcacaattaatgttgcatgtttttgggaccgaagtgcccagagaaaatccacgcagggacggggagaacatgtaaactccacacaggcaataTTATATTCCTTGCTATTATATTCTCATTCCACAGGTCTACAGTCTGCAtacacaattatattttattataggTTTCTTGTTGATGAttacggggaaaaaaatcacaataaataGTATTTCAAGTAAAGCAGTAATTACTTGTACTAATTTCTATCCATTATCTTATTTTTTCTATACTTAACATTGTCCCCAGTGCAGGACACATAAATTTGATTGTCCAGGGCAAAAACCCAACTCTAAGACATAACTTTAATTCAGTTACACATTTTCTGATTATGCGGGGACAATTTTTATATTCATACATGGTTACGAAAGTATTACTATCGTTTTTGTACAACCCTTCTGTTTTGTATTGCTCAATCTGAAAAGTCAGACGGaggaaatgtcaccaaaaataacCTCCGAACTCGTGTTGGGCAATAAttattgtttgtgttgtgtgttgcTATTGTATTTCACTGTGTCAGTCTTAAAAAGTTCCGTGTTGCAAAGGTTGACAAAGATAATAAGCACGGAAGTCTACTTCGGAACAAAACAGATCAAATCGAAATGGTCAGTCAAAGTAGTGTGCTTGAGTAAACATGATAACGTCActaatatatgtaatttaggcTAGACGGTGGGCCtagtggtgagcacatctgcctcacagctctgacgTTTGGGGTTCGAACTTCGGCCACGGCCTTcttatgtggagttttcatgtttgtttgtttttttcgacGGGTACAATGGATTCCTTAtacctaaaataaaaaatgggggcgggggggggatcAGTGTTATATTTGATTAATGAATAAATTGTCTATGGCGGTTTGGGGTTCTCATACCCACAACTCAGATGCCAAACATCCAGCACACCCGCACCCATGAAAATATGTGGGAGATTAGAAAGTGGACGGTTGGATGaatgtgaaagaaagaaaaaaaaaaacatccgttgCCTTGCTGACGCCTAAAAACAAGTTTACCAACTTCATATGTAATGCTAGTGTTTACCGGTAGGCTAAACATAGAACAAAAACAGGTCACTCGCACGAACTGTCCCAGCCATAGGTATGTGATTTCAGCAAGTGAAACCTAACTATACTGCCGACAAACCCTGTCGGAGAAATTAAACCAACCCGTGGAATGTTGGAAAGAAATTCCTTACTATATTTTATATGAAATTggtaattacagtaatttagTGTACAACCATGAAGTGGCATTAAGTGTTTTTTCTATTTAGATGTAAACggcaatatttgtattgttatgGGAGGGGCGCAGGAAACCTGCCCAATGAGAGGAAATATCATTGGTTAAAAGTATGACAGACAGCCGTCTTATCCAATCAGCTCTTGTAGTCAACGCTATTACCGAACCTTTTTTAGTTATGCAAATTTTGTTGAAGTTCTTTCTGTGGAGCACTCTTTGCCATCTGTAGTGAGCTCCACCGAGATCACACTTTACGTGATATTACTGACGTCTGTGACCATTAAAACGACAAGCGGTGTACTACAAGGGATTGAAAGGTAGCGTGTTTCGCTATGTTGTTCCAAGAGGTTTACGGTAATTGGTCATAAAGCTGGTAGCTTAGGACCTAGCATAGCGTTTGCTAGCCGACGAGTTCGCCGGTACAGGCGGACCTCTTTGTCTGACAGGCGAAGCCGTGCTCTTTGTTAGGCTTTTCCCTTTGTCCactcggggtgggggggaaagaGGAACTGTTCGCCGAGCCTTGCATATTTATCCGGAGTGCCAACGTATTTAGAAAATGCAAGTCGCGAAAAAATACTTCACAGAAGGCCTGATTCAGTTGACCATCTTGCTGAGTTTGATTGGAGTTCGCGTGGACATCGACAGCTACTTAGGCGGCTACTACTCGCCTCTGATTGAAATTAACTTGGGTCCTAGCTCAGCCTACACCCAGACACCCTTCCATAATTTAAGAGACACTCTCGGGGGATACACCGTGCACCCTAAATGCCCCGAGTTGGACTATTTCTTTGCGAGTCGACGGCTCCTCGAGGAGGTTAGGACTCTCGGATCTCCGCGCTTCCCTACCCAGCTGAACGCATGGCTGGTGCACCAAGTGTCGGCCATTGACAAGCCTGACGGTGGGCAGCCTTCAGCTAGCAGTGACGAAGAAACCGAACCGGGCCCAGAAAGCTCGGGGTACCAAGCGAGCGATGATAGGGACCTGGAGCTGCAGGGAACATCGTCTCCATCAGGGCCTTCTCTCAGTAGGGTTATAAAAGAGGCAAGTATATTTTGTGATGTTGCGTAAAGCGTGATTAACTAACCATAAGTGGCTAAAATAGTGCATTCATATTATGTACATAAGTAGAAATATTGATActtgtttggaaaaaagtgACTGATGTACAAGAGTTAAAATGTTACAATGATCCCCCACCTGATTGGTGGAATTTGTTGGGGAAAACCACTTCAGTTATTTGATAATGGAAAGCAATGAAAGTTTTACTTTGCTGCCAAAGAACTGTTGGGAGTGAGTGGAGGACTTTGAGTTGTACAAAAGTACAGTGAAtacgtctccgttctcgaacaaatagGTTTTgaaacgaaaattttgagggtttttttttttttttttttttttttgcttctgttttcgaatgaaaatcagtTCTCAAACGGCTGCGActaaacccggaaataacataagacccgcggcccgaccagctgacccaggaCGCgctttattgtgaattcgaacgcaccgtgaaaaaaacacggaaataacaacgcgcgcggcctgaccagctgacccacaacgcgcGTTATTATTGTAAATTCAAACACACCgcgaaaaaacctggaaataacacagcgcgctttgttattgtgtataacacagcctctgtacgcagacgtgggaaaaatcgattcggttttcgaacaaatcgcttcttgaaccgccttctggaacggattgtggtcgagaaccgaggttctACTGTAGTTCTTTTCTGCTGTCTCGTGATATTTTTGTGCCAAGGAacaatgttgaagtgagttgaggagttctTAATGCTCTGTTGCGCAGTTTGCCACACACGAGTGGCATCTATAGGCAATTATAAACCAGGGAGTTGTCAATTACTTAGTGGTTTTCAGAGTTTATGGCATGGTAAGGTTATatgcaatgtttgttttgataatgacagaaaaaattGAAATACCACGGTAATTGATGTTCCCGCTATTTACGTGTTTGGTTTTTTTACGTTACCCACAGAGGTTGTAAAAATTAATAAGCTCATGTTGACATTCAGTACAGGTACAGTCCcatccaaaagtattggaatcgCAAGGTAAAttcatttgtttgggttttactgtatactgaagacattttcagatgttttcTTTTAGATTTATTGCTGAAGAATTAAATTATGGTTGTTTTTGGCTTTAGATTTCATCTGCGAAAACTACATTTGCTATTTAGCAAACATGAAGATCAGAGAGTCGTCTATGGGAGAAAaggaaatcattttgaaattgaGAGGAAAAATCGATCAGAGCTACTGCACAAACATTGGACGTAGCAAATACAACAACTTGCAATGTCCGAGGCCAAAGAATGGAGAAAAGTAAATGCTAATGAGCCAAAACACAAGTTCATCTGTGAAACATGGCGGCGGTCATGTCATGACAGCTTCTGGAACAGGCTCACTAGTGTTTATTGATTGCTTGCAGCAGAATTaattctgaagtctacaaaaccattttgtccGTCAGTTTACACTTTTAAGTTCATTGAATATTTTTGCTTACTTGAAAAGTGCGTGACTTCATACAAAAGGTGATTTGGCCTGGGTTACATACGATATTGCTAGagttctcaactttttttttcatagttcatCTATTGATCTTTaacccaaatgtcttctgtaaatgacaaaaaagagGGAATTGCAGtcagaaaaatgaaattcttcACACCACTGAAATTGGCCGTGAAAAGTTACACGACGGATGCAATCGTGGTTAAAGCTGTTGGTCATGTGATGATTAGCGTTTAAAGTTAGCAGCATGTTAAATAGGGATCACTCTTCATCCAACATTGATGGGAAATCCTTCACAGGGAACTTGGAGCCATAAAATTAAAAGTAGCAACACGTGACGCCTAACTGGTCCAGCTAGTGTTCTCATCCGTTCAACAAAGACGCGagtccttttcatttttgatcGACAGACGGCACCTAACTGGTCTAGCTAGGTGGCTAGCGATCTTTTCTGTTAAACAAGTTAGCGAGTGCTATACTCAGCAAACCCCTAACAtttcaattactgtattttccacactataaggcgcacccaagagcttttaattttttcaaaagtagaCAGTGAGCGTTATAATCGGGCGCgccttatgtatgaaaaaagttttaaaatgggccagtcattgaaggtgcagcttgtagtgcggaaaatacggtaactcTATGACCAAAACCCTCTTGAACGTAGCAATTGCTTGACCAAACAATATCAGATGCAGCTGTTGTGACATGAAATCATTCTGCTTTTTCCACATATCCGAATCTTCCTGTCTTCCATATGAATCGATCTGATTGATCCAAAGTAGAGTACAAGAAGCTGCTTGATAAATTTTGTTTTGCCCCGAGGGCAGTTGATGCCGCCGGTTGCGTAACCCTATCTCCTTTCTCCAGACTAAACTGACAGCTGTGGGCTTTGGGAGGCGGAGACGAGGGGTTAAGACCTCCACCCTGTCTCCTTACACCAGTTTTATACACTGAGGTTGCCCTTGTCCCACCCaacttattgttatttttttccatttgtgataTTTGACAGCAACAAAAGTGAATCTCCATTCACAGAAGTCTTCTATTTAACGTGTTCAGACATAGCCCGGTTATGAAGAGTCATTCATTTCACCTTAAACTCTATCATTAACTGTACAGTAACATAGATAGTCTTTACCAACAAACTAGACCTTATCACGTCGGCCCAGGAAATAATAGTTGGAGATAATATTCTATGGTCGTTTTCTGCGAATTTAGTTTTTGTTCATGAGTACGTTCTAAAAACTTTTGTGTAGTTATAAAAAAGATCTTAATCCTCCCTTTTATGCGCAAACACAGTTGCTTACAGATTTCTAATTCATCCCAAAGGGCCCATCTGCAGTTTTTAAACCCTAAAAGTGAAGTTGGGTGTCAGTTCCAGCTGGTATTACAACAGCTGCTCATTAAAGCCCACATCTCGGTGTCATCATTCCtttaatttgcaaaaaaaaaaaaaaaaaaaaactttgacagAACCAATATGCCGAGCAAATATTCAGTTTGGCTGACACTGATGGTGTATTTTGAATCCTTTTAATCTCTCCTTTTCCTAATCTACACTTCTCACCATCTGTGCCCcgccaggaggaggaggatgatgatgatgttgaagaGGACAACGAATCTGCTCCAGTCACTCAACTGGCACTCAGTTCCACTCTGGAACAAGAGGTATGGGCCTTTTCCGTACTCTCCATTTTTCATGGAAGCGGTAATTCCAACTGTGCTATCCGCTGAAACTGAACATTTAACACAGTCGCCTCCCTAATCAGATTTTCCcatagaacaggggtgtcaaactcatttttgtcgcgggccacattgtcgttctggtttccctcagagtgctgttatgactgtgaaaccataaacctcatcatatttacacatgaaatttattagctagttttggaatcagaaatcaagattaatgggtttttcaactatcaacacaaaaatgcttgcaataacgcaacattcatgatatgactatttacatttttgctacagcttttaacaagaatcatggacattaacacgcatgatttgcctttgtgggccacgtaaaatcatgcggcgggccaggtCTAGCCCCCGGGCTTTGTGTTTGACACGTGTCTTAGAATataatgaaaattgaaaaaaacagtttctttTTATATATCTGGAACATAAACCTTTATCAACTGTGCcagtattttaactgaaaaaaaacaaacactggtgATTATTAGTGTTGCAAGTTGCAGTGTTACTTTTTTATTCTGTCCTGCCTTGTTTAGCGTTGTGTTGTAGTTACACTGTTATAACAAGAAAAACACTGCGGAGCTACCTTTAcagttaaaatatatattataccattcatttcagtggtgtAGTATAAgaggtagagtagccaaatttTTTACTCAAGAGAATTTTTTGTTTAGGATAATGTGActcaagtaaatgtaaaaagtagtcctccaaataaTGAAGTAATCAATGGACAAACTACAAGTACTGAGTACCTGGTGAAAGACttcatattgtgttttttttattagggagatgaatgtgaaaatgtactcaagtaagagtactgtttATTTAGTATAATGGGGATCCTATTACAATTCTCTTTAAAggacagtttttggtttttttttaacttttcgcATATGTGTATGCTGTCAACAGAAAGAAAGGAGAATGGCAACCACAAATATGATGGTAGTATTTTATTTGTAGCTTTGGAATGTAATTGCGGGATTCAAGAATTCATTCCTGCTAAGCATGGTTAACCTTGATTTGTTATCTGTTTGCAGAGTGTGCTTGACGGCTTCACTGCGCTGTGTGAGCCACCATGTCAGCCACCTCCTACGGCTGACTTTGACCAGCACTGGACCAGTTTCCTGTCAATGCCCGTCACTAACCTTGACGTAAGTGGTACTGTCTTGTCACGCTTTCTCCTACTTTTGCAAATGGCTTTGAGGTATTTAGTAAGTCGCAACACGCTCCCTTTTGCAGGACTTGGACTCTCTTGTTACTGAGCGCCTGTCAGACCTGGACATCGACGGCGGTAGCGGCATCAGCCTGGATGCCACTTTGCTGGATGCCATGGTGACAAGCGGCGGAGCATTCGATGTCATGCAGGAGAGGTCTTTGTTCCGACAGGAGTCCACGGATTCCACCGTCTCAGACGCTTCACCGGGCATGGCCCTCGGCCTTGCTGCGCTCCCTTTTGCCTCAGTGTGTAACTTAAACGGCGGCACGTCATTGCAAGGTGTGCTGGGTGACTGCCTGGATGAGGCAGTCTTTGACCAGATCAATCAACTGGGTTTGGAGGGATTGGAGTCCATCGATTCTCATCTGATGGGATCTTTGGGCGGCATGAACCCACAGGTTCTTGAGGATTTAGACTCTGACTCTGGTCTCTCTTTGGAGAGCAGCTTTGGAGGTCCAGTCTCCCCAGGTTggttgttctttctttcttacctAATCAGTCCATTCTTGAGACACATTTCAGTTTGGTTTGCCCTGGCGTCGTCCATCATTGGCAGGTCGTGCCTTTGATACCCGGCCATTAGTGGAGATTTCCTTGACTGAATTTGCCCCATGATAGTGTGGCATTATtacaaaattcaaacaaaagcttgaaatatttcacttttgtgTGTGGTGAACTCATACAACATactagtttcactttttgaaacaaattaCTGAAATAAATGGACTTTCCCGTGTTCTAATTTTttgacacatactgtatgacTAACAATTGAAAAGCTATGTGACAACATTGATCATGTTATTTCTCATTAACAATGATTTAACTGACTAGGATACTCGAATGTCGATATGCAAAACTTTTAGATAGCACCACCGCCAAGTCACAACAGACCTTACCTCAAGGCAATTTATATATTGAGCAGGTCAAGGACCACAGTCCTCATCATcactgttccctctaagctgcgcaactgcgcatttgcacacttgtcacacactctcagTGCAGATGAAAAGAGATCAAGCACAGTGAACTACAGTCTGAccctattttatttattattattattttttttaaatcacggcACCACACTGCCACTCACAACAAGCTGCTgccgggccacacactctacttcctggtttacttgactccgccccctccgctcttaaaggggtaattacaattggtgtctaatgttaaaattccaccttggcacagcctgatcgaggatgaaaacacagacaatatgTTGCACAAAAAGCGAATTCTGTATtataaatataggaggcaacataaaatGAACCCTAAAACTATTTGGGAGCATCAATCAGCTTTCAACAGGCAttgtgaaagatattctgcaagcaataattcagttttacaccaagaaaaacagatggggatatcatcctgggttaaaaaaaaatgtaacaaagttgaaagcaacctttcaaatttatagttcatagttggcttggtttggttagcaatgtatttttttttcagtgtaagtttgcaaaaacaccaaattgttcttaaaatgttctgatgggaacgtaatgtgaaccttttaatgagccatgtaacttctttggatgacactgattgaccacagtgcatacgtccgTTGTTGCTCACAACGGTCCAAGGGGGCGCTCAaggtcaaaaattagagggaacattgctcatCATATAAATAGAGAAATCCTTCGTTTATTGTGAAAGTCATGTTCCGGACCACCCCTGCAAAATGTTAAATTGGTGAAGTAGCGACTTGAACATGTATGTGCAGGTGTACTGTTCACTAggtacactttttttcctttttttttttttaagctttgaaATGCCCCCAGTTGTTGgagcagattttttaaaatttacagtACAAAACTGATGTATACTGCTTGATGTAAACCAAGGTTCGTTGCAAGAACTAGTCACTAAAATTAAACCTTTGCTTCTGCAGACTCGTCCGAAATGTCTTCATCGTCTAGTTCGTACTGTGAAGATGAGTGCGGCGCCACGGGTTACAGCAGTGAGGTGGAGTCCCTCTCCTCCAAAGGTGTCGTAGACCATGCCGCCATGTTCCCCCATGTGGATCTCAGTGAGAGTGTGTGGCACGACCACAGCTACTCATCTCCCGCCTTCTTCAGCCCACCACTGGTCACTCTCCCCCGCAAAGGCATCAAGGAGGAGCCCCTCAGCGAAGATGAGGGGCCCAGTTTAGAGGAGCGGGAGCTGAGTCGGGACGAGCTGCGCGCCCGCGCCATGTGCATCCCGTTTTCCGTCCTGCACATCGTCAACATGCCCGTGGAGGAGTTCCTGGAGATCGTCGACGGGCACGGGTTCTCCCCCGAGCAGGTGACGCTGCTCAGGGACATCCGGCGGCGGGGGAAGAACAAGCTGGCTGCGCAGAACTGCCGCAAGCGCAAACTCGACGCCATCTCGGGgctccaggaggaggtggaccgGCTCCACGCTCAAAGAGACCGGCTGCTGAGGGAGAAACAGGTCACGGCTAAGACGATGGGGGCCGTCGGACAGCAGATACAGCAGCTCACCAGAGATGTCCTTGCTCGCCTGAGAGATGACTCGGGACAGCCCCTGAACCCGGACCGATTCACCCTGCAGTGCGGGGCCAACGGGAGGGTGGTGGTCCAGCCTGTAAGAAGGCCCGCCGTCTCCACATCGAACAGCAGTAAGACGGACAAaaggaagaaggggaaaaagcAGTGATGCAGTACTTCTTTCTTCCAACTTAAAGCTGAACTTTCTTGCCTTTCTCTGGCTGCGGGATCTCCTTACCCAGGTCTGCGTGCGTGTGAGTTGAACCACTGCTGTCGGGAGTCGAAAACGGCTAAAAGCTGCCGACAAAGGAGAAACTCTCAAAAAGAGtcaattcaaaagaaaataaaaatgacttgtagggggtggggtgggaaaTGTCGCTTACACACTGGACATCCTTTGCTTCTTTGAGACGAACACATGGGGGGGTTGAAAGTTTCCGGGACTGTATGTAATGCAACCCCTCGCTTTCCGTGCCTGCAAAACTTCAAAACGGATCACAAATAAATGCTGCCCGTTATCTGACAGAAACGTCGGAGATCAGGCATGTTTACGCATCAGCATGGCCAGCCAGCAAAAGATTATAgtgaagtcttgttttttttaacgcatccTGTCAGTATATGGACGATACAAACGCGTGGTCAAAGGCTGTATTTATTAAAGCAATTTGAAGTCGAAGAAATGCTTACATGCATCAAATACTGTCAATGGCAGTGTCTTATTTCTTTTATGGTAACTGTACACTTGAGTGATTCGCATAATGGGAAATTTACGTATCTGAAGTTTACAGCTTTGTTTCAGATTTTCGGAAGTGTATGCTTTATTAAAGTAAACGgagagcttgtttttttttcttatgtctTGATGACATGCAGTATACCAATGATTAAACTGACAAGGCCTTAAGTTGCATTGGATGGTTTTATTATGTACATGATCCACAATTTGAATCCCTCATGAATTGgttcaaaaagaacaatttgtaCTAATTAATGAATGTAGAAATATGGCAAGGTTTTCTACCTCACGCTTAAATTTGGgaacagttttgaaaaaaatataaatagataCTAAGTGTACTCATGACTATCACTCCATTACtgttaaatattgaaaaatatccCAAGTGCACTCATAACTGTGTGTCTATTATtgttaaaatattcataaattCAGCCAAAccatccaattaaaaaaaatacaatcatgtTTCGGActatttgaaaattatttagTCGGGATTGCTGTGTTTTCTGAGGCATTCTCTCTTCTAAACGAAGATACCAATAGAAATGCACAAAgtagttgtattttatttctgagtgtcttgcgttttttttttttatataatttgacCAAGTGTTTACTCTTACTTGGtgtaaatgcccccccccccgccccccaaaaaattttttttcttgtcgatTGTTGCTGAGCAGATGTTTTTGATTGCATGGTGTTATTGGATGTGAACGTGTGCTTTCTGCTTGGGGAATTCAAGATGCTTTCTGACATGATtctgattaaaaatataaacaatgcCTGTCTCTTTCTTGCATTAATAATACAACATTGTGCTATATATGGTGAATGCGAAGCATTATACCAAGCCAAGGCAgataaaacagttaaaaaaaaaaaaaaaactttgtgtcAGTTTGTTTCAAACAATGAATATAGTGTACGTACTATGGTGATTGCTAAGTCCCGTTTCCTGTGTTGCTATACTAAGATGTGATAAAATAGTACAGTATCCGCTCATTTTGGTCCGAAAATGTTTTCCGGACATTTTTtgcagaacctccaaagttgacTGCATCccggaagtttaaaaaaaaaaaactcgcgcGTTGGCCCTTTCCCTTCCCGGCTTCCGTAGAAGGCCAGAAGCaagctagcttttttttttggcgcctGTGCTATTTGGGATAAAGAAGCTGACCGCGTGTTCATCACCAGCCGTCGTCCAAGCTGAGGCGAGTTGTTTCAATTGAGCCGAAAAGGTAAGTTGTCGCAGCTAAGACGACGGAAGCGACCCCTTACTCCATTGCTGGAGtttaatccaaaaaaaaaaaggtccgttGTTTGAGGCTAATTGCAAGGCTTGTGCGTTTTAGTCTGCTCTAACCGTCCAAGTTGGCGCTTGCGTGTACATTTTTGTGCGTTAGTTAACGGAAGTTGAGGTTTTACTCCGGCCATTTTTTTGAAATAAGACCacttgtgcgtttttttttggaGCCGGTTAACTTCTGCCCTAACTCGTTGTCGGTTCTGTTTCGGTTCTAGGTCAACGTAACGTCGAGTGCGCCACCCCAGTGCAATATAGAccattccccccaccccaccccacccccaacgaTAAAGATTTAATATCAACAAACTTTGGGTCTTCTATTACGATGTAACAGTTATCTCAAGACCACCTTTCTTGTAGAAAGTTGTTCCTTGTGCAAAACGGACGTGTTGGGCCGTAGTCTTGTGATGCAGGCTTCCATTATCTCAGGGTTCTGTAGGATAAGCTGGTCTAGACTAACACCCTTTTCTCTGGTTATTCAGCCTGATTTTATTTAAGTGTAAACGTGTTAACACTTGAAGTTTTATTGTGTATTATCTCTTTTTAATAGAGCACAGCATGGGGAAGAAGCAGAATACCAAGGGTAGGAAGGATTCACAGGAGGGGGGGCAGGGCACACAAGA contains the following coding sequences:
- the nfe2l3 gene encoding nuclear factor erythroid 2-related factor 3 isoform X1, coding for MQVAKKYFTEGLIQLTILLSLIGVRVDIDSYLGGYYSPLIEINLGPSSAYTQTPFHNLRDTLGGYTVHPKCPELDYFFASRRLLEEVRTLGSPRFPTQLNAWLVHQVSAIDKPDGGQPSASSDEETEPGPESSGYQASDDRDLELQGTSSPSGPSLSRVIKEEEEDDDDVEEDNESAPVTQLALSSTLEQESVLDGFTALCEPPCQPPPTADFDQHWTSFLSMPVTNLDDLDSLVTERLSDLDIDGGSGISLDATLLDAMVTSGGAFDVMQERSLFRQESTDSTVSDASPGMALGLAALPFASVCNLNGGTSLQGVLGDCLDEAVFDQINQLGLEGLESIDSHLMGSLGGMNPQVLEDLDSDSGLSLESSFGGPVSPDSSEMSSSSSSYCEDECGATGYSSEVESLSSKGVVDHAAMFPHVDLSESVWHDHSYSSPAFFSPPLVTLPRKGIKEEPLSEDEGPSLEERELSRDELRARAMCIPFSVLHIVNMPVEEFLEIVDGHGFSPEQVTLLRDIRRRGKNKLAAQNCRKRKLDAISGLQEEVDRLHAQRDRLLREKQVTAKTMGAVGQQIQQLTRDVLARLRDDSGQPLNPDRFTLQCGANGRVVVQPVRRPAVSTSNSSKTDKRKKGKKQ
- the nfe2l3 gene encoding nuclear factor erythroid 2-related factor 3 isoform X2 codes for the protein MQVAKKYFTEGLIQLTILLSLIGVRVDIDSYLGGYYSPLIEINLGPSSAYTQTPFHNLRDTLGGYTVHPKCPELDYFFASRRLLEEVRTLGSPRFPTQLNAWLVHQVSAIDKPDGGQPSASSDEETEPGPESSGYQASDDRDLELQGTSSPSGPSLSRVIKEEEEDDDDVEEDNESAPVTQLALSSTLEQESVLDGFTALCEPPCQPPPTADFDQHWTSFLSMPVTNLDDLDSLVTERLSDLDIDGGSGISLDATLLDAMVTSGGAFDVMQERSLFRQESTDSTVSDASPGMALGLAALPFASVCNLNGGTSLQGVLGDCLDEAVFDQINQLGLEGLESIDSHLMGSLGGMNPQVLEDLDSDSGLSLESSFGGPVSPDSSEMSSSSSSYCEDECGATGYSSEVESLSSKGIKEEPLSEDEGPSLEERELSRDELRARAMCIPFSVLHIVNMPVEEFLEIVDGHGFSPEQVTLLRDIRRRGKNKLAAQNCRKRKLDAISGLQEEVDRLHAQRDRLLREKQVTAKTMGAVGQQIQQLTRDVLARLRDDSGQPLNPDRFTLQCGANGRVVVQPVRRPAVSTSNSSKTDKRKKGKKQ